The nucleotide sequence ACCTACTTACAGAGGTAGAGAGAATTCCAAGCAACTTCAAAGCTTTCACTGAAGAATTTTAGCTGTTTAGCTTTCTTATGACAAAGCTTGATGTCTTTTGTCATCCTTTTAGGTACTTGGGGGTAAGATCTTAGGTGCTCTGAAGGGTTGAATATCTTCCACTGACCATAATGGGATTTTATGTAGCgggaaaaaagagcagcaaacacTTGTCACAGTGATAGCTCTTGtgggaaatgggattttttttaacacaaatgCATTATTCAAAGTTAATGCCTATTTTCTGTTTGTGGTATGCTTTTGTCTGTGTAGATTATGAAAGAAActaatgtggttttttttcttctttctttcatgtgCTTTTTGAATGGAAAACAATGATGGTGCACTTGAACAGTACGGTAAGAAAAGGGAGGGGATTTCTGGTTTCACATTCTTCCTAACTTCAGTAACTTGCTGTCTTTTTCCCTTAGTACTGTTATGACTTTGTCTGCACCTGAAAGGCATAATACAAACCTCCAGGAGTGATGCACTAGGAATTGCAAGTCATTGAAGATGACCAAGTCATCTTCAGAATGTCTTAAATTAAAGGGGCTTTGTCTTTTCCATACTCTTTTGCCAAGAAGATCAGAGCAGCGTGAAACCCTTTCTTCTACATACCAGCAATACTGTTACATAACCAAACTACCTGGTTTATCTCTGATGACCTTCAGGCCAGACAATAAATGTACAAAATAAATCACCTTACACTCTTCTTCTGTCCTGGACCCTTACTGTTTGCTCCTTAAACTGGAGTGGGAATTTTATGCCTGTTGTACTGTGAATCATAGTGTatggaagatttatttttttacatagaCAAAAGACAAACTTATGggtatatttaaatttttgtgaGACTTCAAAGGACTGCCTGCCTGGAGACACTTAAAGCTCAATAGCCATCTCAAGGTTCCAAATAAAACTTCTTGtcagcagagaaaagctgctgctaCAGTACTTTTGCTTAATGATGATTCTTCAGCTTTCACAGCCTGTATTTGAATGGTCCATAATCTATGGTGTATTATTTGGTTATGTTCTAATGGCAATTGATTAAGTAAATACTAAATtgatttaatttacttttcaaaacagaagTTGTCACTCAGATTCTTAAAAGCTGTACATATTTCAGAGATTCaagaaaaaagcttattttttatAAACTACAGATGTTTAAATGAGACCTCTTGCACACACTTGTTCAAATTACTATAAAACCATCACCAAGTATGGGTAGTGTCTCTCCACTTGAAGATTGCTTTGGTGTGGTGGTACAGTGTAAATACTATGGAGTCAGGCATCTCTCTTCAGTTATGCCATGTAACCTCTGATGCACTTGAGAGGCTTTAACCACTACAGATGTCAATTTTCCTATCACTAGGAATATAGCAAAATATGCTTTTACTCTGTTCTTCAGAATACTGTTATAAATCTGAATTTGCAGAAGTACTATATTTTGCATATGGCACTGAAGTTGAACTATCAAAACTATGTGTGTGACTTAAACTCGCTTTTTTCTATTTAAGTTTCTTCTATTGCAACTGCAGGAAGCAAGTGTGACTTTTAGTCTGACTGTACTGCTACAAGCAAGACTGGCAAGAGTATCTTAGAATTAAAATTGCAAGAAATTGAAATACCACCTGAGAATTCCCAGTCATTAAACATGTTATAGTTACAGAAAGTGTCAAAAGAATGGATATAGCTGGTATCTGCAAAGCTTTTTCTTGTGAGGTGCATCTCTTTTGTTGTATCTGGCCAAGTTACTTCTGAGAAGAGTTTCTACTTAGAAGAAGCTGAGGCAAATACTGTGTGCATCATGTGTGGAAAGAATTCTGGTGAAGGCTTGTTGCTCATAACAGTCACAGAAATTGAACTTAAGTCACTGTTTTTCTCAGTTTAGAGTCTTTGAGATAATGCTCATCAAAATAAACTTGTCAGTTTTTCTGATTTGATCCTTTCCACTTCTGCTCGCTAGTCTGTGTGCACACCTGTTGCTAACTGCTCTCCTCTGACATTTGTTGAATGTGTTAAGTAATCACCAAATAGTTTCAGCAATTGCAGGTGTAGCTCAGGGTAGcagtttgctttgcttgctgGCCCTACTCTTTCAAAGAGAGGATCTAAGCAATCACAAGAAGATGTTTGATGAGCTTTTCTTCATCCTCAGCATAAAATGCAAACACCTTCAGTTCTTTACTTCATCAAGTCCTTacattttcattatatttttggGAGCTTTAATTGAAAGAGGGAAATGCTAATTCTCTGTGCAGAAGTGAGCTATAAATCTGAAGTATCTGACAATGCCAATCAGATGGTTAATGACTGCTAAGCTATAATTACACAGAATTCTATTTCAATGGCTCTAGATAgttcctctctgctctgaaagAAGACCCAGAGTAGGTTCCTTTACCTTTTCTTCTGAAGAGTCGATCCCACAAAAAGAAAGGTTTAGTTTCTCTCTTACATTAAAAATAGTCTCTGTCTTTTCTTAGAATTTTACCAATAAATCTGCCTTCTGCCTTCTAGTTTTGTGTGGCGAAGAAAAAACTGTAAGAATACTGCTGCAGGaggtttttgtttctgtttaactttattttgttttccctcttcacAGCACTTTTGGGGGCCAGTTGCCAACTGGGGTCTTCCTGTTGCTGCTTTTAATGACATGAAGAAATCGCCAGAAATTATTAGTGGCAGAATGACATTTGGTAAGACCTGAGACAAACTTCTTGTTAGGAAACTGACTCCAGAACACAGTTTCTGTCCTTTAAGCAGTGATATGTTGTTCATTGTCTGCTTGTGATCAAAGCAGATGTAAATATCAAATATCTTGTTACATAACTTTAGAGGCCATTTAAATTGAGGTCCTGAAAAACTGCAGGGCTCTTTTTTGGAAAGCTTTCCACTAATTTAGGAGGGAAGAGTGAGGCAGCTCTTGACCCTCAGCAATTTTCAAGACCAGACTGTCTCCTGAAGTATAACTTCTATTATCTTAAGTTATTGCAAACACTTGTTCAAAATGTATCTCTTCTCAGTTTTATTCTTTGTATAAAGAGCAATGATCCTTTGTGCTTAGTGTgagatttaaatatttgtcaGCACTGACAAAGTGAAGAAATGGTAATGATTGGTCAGCAGGGTGcaagaagcagcaaagaagGCTTTTACTCCTTGCAAAGTAGTTGTCTATGAGAGACTGTTGTGACTCTTAAtgagaagttatttttaaatgcaataatACGGAATATTTTTCCACCTGTCTTTGGAACATGTATAGTTTTTGCATAGATGTCTGTCTCTGtgttcaaattattttctaggATTAGAAATCTTGCAGTTTTAATTTAATAGCTTAACTTGGGCATTATATCTCTTCCTTAATTCACTTAATAACTTAATTCTGAGTAATTTGTCTTCCCACAAGCAAAATACTTTTGGCTCAAGAAATTTTATAGTTCCGTTATCATGAGGCTCTGCTTAGAGTAATTCAGTCCCTTAATCAGTTCCTTGAGACAGAAAACTAGTTTAAATAGTCTCCAGTGCAGCAAAACTGTTTTGCAAATAGTGTTTTGGTGGCAGCTACCCGGCTCAGCCATGCTGAGACACCTTTTGAAATTTTTGCAGGTATATATAGTTTGGGTTTCAACCTGGGGgatgaaaaaagaatattagTACTTCTAAAAAGGctgttttccttgaaaaattaatttaccaattttttctttaagcctGTCAGAACTTTACAAAACTAGGGAATTCTTGGGTTATAATTTCCTGTATTTAAATTATGGTAGGAGAGTAGATCAAAATAGTTTCTAATCTTTCTGGAAAGCAGATAACAACAAAGCTTCATGTTTCTGAATGTTCATGATTCCCTGGATACTGAAAGCTCCTGATCTTAAAATGTTCCCAGAAAGAACTGTATTTAAGTGATTAgtgtctttaaaaatactttgtctTTGAAATTGTCAGAATAATTGTATATGACAGATTGTGTCTCATTGAGATAAATGCTTATTTCTGGCTGAggtaatttagaaaataaacttAAAAGACTTCAGTTCAGTAAACATAAAAGACTTTCACTATCACAGGATAGTGTATGagtaaaatcaatttttatggAAATCTGTAGTAGAAATAGACACTGTTTCGTGTTTTCTTGCATTGGATCCTCCGAGTGGACATGTTTGTAGGGCTGTTGGGCAACTCATAAGCAGCAACAAATCTTCTGCCTGTCATTACATTTTGCTAGTAGGAAAATTGTGACTCAACAAAATGCAGATATTTACAGTCTCTTAACAAGATCTATCATCTTTTGCAGCACTGTGTTGTTACTCCTTGACTTTCATGAGATTTGCCTACAAAGTGCAGCCAAGAAACTGGCTTCTTTTTGCATGCCACTTCACTAATGAAATTGCACAACTTATTCAAGGAGGACGACTGATCAAATACAGGCAAGTCGTATTTTTAAATGGGGAAGTCATTAACTGATGGATCTTGGAATACTCTGTTAGTGATTTTTAACTGTGGTGCAAAGCTCTGCATGGTTTCTGAACTTGTTTAACTTCATTACCTTTTGCAAACCTGTTAACTAGCTTGTTGTCAGTAGGCAGAACTTTCTACTTTGCACCTCCTTTGAACCTTCTGAGATCTGCACATAGAAAAGGCAGGAAGCCATTATGGTGATGAGGGAGTGTAGACAGGGCCTCTAGTAGCTGCTGGctattttgggggttttttgtgcaGTCTGTTGGTTCGTCTGCATGTGTCCATCTTGATAACTAATTCCTGAGATGGAAACATCCATAAAACTGTGAAGGAGCTGTACCTCTGGAAGAGAAGTCACACAAAACCTATCAGAGCTGACTGTTCCATACAGGAGGTAGAGCCCGCTGAGTGTGTCTGGAGAACAGACTGTGATCAGTCTCACACCCTTGTTGTGTAGCAAGCAGTGCAGACTGTGCCCCAAGCAATCCTGGTGATCAGGATTATgggttttctctcttctgcccCAAGAAATTACTGTGGAGCAATAGAGGATGAAAACttctgaaatgtaaattaaaaactgaGACTGTGCAAAACTGCAAGTGGACTTACCTCTGCATAAGTTACTGACCAATGTCCCTCCTTCATGAAGTTTTCTTAAAAGCAATTGTATTTCAATATTCACTCTtacaaaagctgtttttcttttggcaggctggagaaaaagaaCTAAATAAATTACTTGAAATAAGCCAGGGAATGTATTCATCCTGAATGACAACCAAGGAAGACATGCCATCTACAGTTGCTGTGACAATTACAGTGGGGATGAAACAGAAACACCCATTATGAATATGACCCCACCAAGAATTcttctaataatatttttatcttgCCTTTTAAAAAGTACTATTCAGAAATGTAAACCATTACATTTAAGGTCTTGCTGCCTTACTGATCTTTAATAACTACccttttaataaaacattaGCCATCCCAATAACAAGCAATATTTGAAAACCAACTTTTTTATCTAACAGTCTACAAAAGTGGCCCATGATGGTTtgacaaaactcattttaaaatcaaCATGAACAGAGGTCAGTAAACAGAACTGTAGGTGGTATCATTGTTTATGTATTAACATATTCTTAAAAGCCATTTAACTTGAGTGCATTCATTcctgttctattttttttttaacttaagcGGCTTGCTGATCTACAAGAACAAATGTGTAGATAGGCAGCCTGGAAGTGAGCAGCCATCCCTCTTCCCTCACTGCATGCCTATTCTCAGTAAAGAGATTTCATTAACATCCATTTTTATGTCGCACAATATTTAAAGAAGgcttggaaaaacaaaagcatagCACTGAATGAAGGAAGGCAACAAAGCCTGATACTGTTCTTTAAGAAGTTCtaagtggtttgttttttttccctactgttTGAGTTATTCTAGGTGTATGTAATTCTTAACACAGGCAAAAACTAAACTTGTTTGGAGTCTAAGATCTGAAAGACGCCAAGTGCCTTTCAGTAGTGTGTGACTTCATTGTGAGATTGGTTTTCCTGCATGGTCTGCCTGAAAGTTACATTGCTGTAAAGGTAAAATTGACAAAGAATGTGAGAACATAtgttatggatttttttttcagtgcagtgtTTTTGAACAATAAACATATTCCAAATGGCAATAAAACTCTTGAATACTtggaaaagttttgtttttcataatgTGATAACAGACCcaaaagtgaaattttattttggagtGTCGCTTATTACTGCAACGGCGTGAAGCAAAAATAGGCCGAAAAAGTAAATGGCATGCACTGAATTTAGGTAAGTGTCCTGTGGATCCCCATACCTAAAAATTCTTCCCCCAGCAGCAAAAAGTGTGTGCAGGTACTTAAACTTAGTAGTTCTAGTTCCATCGGCAGGGTTGATTTCAGAGCTCTCATTATGCAACTAAGTCAGTATTACCAATTCTCCTCTAGTAATTAGAGCAAGTCTTAATTGACCATCTTCTAATTCTATTGTGATGGTAACTTTTTTTGATGGACATACAGGAAAGATGCAAATAGGGCAGGTCAGCTAAAGCTGGTACTGCCTGATGCTTCTTGCTTTAGAAAAGTTACTGCATAAAGCTGCTCCTTCAGTACTGCTGTCTTGTCACAAAAGTTGTCATCCCCCCTTATCTCCTGGAGTAGAAGCACCATTAGACTTCTGTACGAATGATTAGTGAGACACAAGCAGATAAGGACAGCTGATTATCATGGCACCGTATAGTTTGTTATATTGCttctggagggaaaaataaGCTACAACTTAGTTTGATCTTCATTGATGTGAAATGTGCTATGCTGCTCTTGCATGAAGCTTGCAGTACAGGCTCTACTTCTACCCTCACCTGCTTTGATCACTGTTCATTAGCTCCTGATTGTCTTTGCTCCTTTACCCAGAGAATACCATTTGCAAGAGTTCCTTCTCTCATTTTCCTGGTAGTTGCACCATACTTTATTTCCTTCTACCattctccttctttcttccccttATCCATTCACTGTGATAAGGCTCAAGTTCTTTCAAACTGGACTAGAGCAAGAGTGAATTGTAGGTGGAAAGTGGGCTTTACCTTGCTTTGGTTAGATGTTAAACCAGGGATGCTTCCTGCAGCCCATAGAGACTGAAAAAGGGAGAGGGTGGCAACAAACCATTTTTCATGGAACTTGAAGGAACCTGGCCCTGTTTGGGAAGGGAAATCCAGTGTGGGCTGGATTTCCACTGCCTGTCAGTCTGCCTAGTAACAAAAATAGTTTATATGGGCAGAGTGCCACCAAGTGGCTTCTGGCCTGTGTCAATCAAAGCATTAATTATCAAGATGTTTACATACCCTTTCTTTGTTTAAATGTGCTGGGGGTAAGGGGATCAGTACAATATTATTAAAAGGAGTTTTTGCagtaaataattctgtgattagTCAGCAGCCCCCTCCGGCACAAAACACTGAAACACGCTGGCATATGGCTGTTTTAGGATGGGGCTGTTTGGGATAATCCAAAGAGAACAATAGCTTAAAGAGGACTGGAGATGGTGTATTCTTGAGTTTAAATACCTTAATGGTGCTAATGgcttccttttgttcttttcttatTCCCCTCAGCACTGGATGAAAGAATGGGGCTATGTGGGTTTCACTGATTAATTATAAGTTAGAGCTCAGTATTTGCTTTTGATTTGTAAGATTACAGGGCTTGTCTGTACTTGCTATTGTTCTGAAATACCTACTTGGTTTTAATTTCACAGCTTGGTTTAATAACAACTTTCATCTGTAGGATATGTCCTGTCACTAGAAacctttgctgctctgttccAGGCACTGCCTTGTATGTTCTACTTCTGTTCTACCACAGCAAGACTGGGAACCACGTGGCCTTTCCTCTCTTGCTGCAGTGGTTACTGCTATAGCAACAGCTGCTGTCTTCTTTCATGTcttcagacagaaaataatttcttacgTTTCTGAGCAAGTCCTGCTACACTGCTGGTAAGGAATGCAACACCCTAAGGAATTCAAATGGGAGAGAGTACCAGCTAAGCTCTCAGTTTGTCCCTTCCCCCTTTCTCCCCGGTTTGAGCTGGAGATGTCTTGAGTCCCTTTTTAAAGGGAAGACTTAAGACTACTATAACTGACCATGGCATCAAATTAGCTTACAATCTCTTCTGCTA is from Serinus canaria isolate serCan28SL12 chromosome 3, serCan2020, whole genome shotgun sequence and encodes:
- the MPC1 gene encoding mitochondrial pyruvate carrier 1; this encodes MAAALGRKAVDYVRSKEFRDYLMSTHFWGPVANWGLPVAAFNDMKKSPEIISGRMTFALCCYSLTFMRFAYKVQPRNWLLFACHFTNEIAQLIQGGRLIKYRLEKKN